GACCCGCGCGGGCCCGGCATCACCATGCCCGACGTCCGCAAGCGTGTCGCCGAGCGCCTCAAGCACGCGGCGAGCTGGTCGCCCGGCGAGACCACACCGCCGACGCCCAAACCCCCCACCACCGGCGAGCGGTTGACCGCTCTGGAGAAGCGCGTCACCGCGCTGGAGAAGAGGACCCCGTGAACACGCTCGCTTTCTGGAAGGCCACCGCCGAGCGCATGATCCGCACCATGGCGCAGGGCACCCTCGGCGCGGTGTCCGCCGACGCGCTCGGCATCCTCGACGTCGACTGGGGCGAGGCCTTCTCCGTGGGCGGCCTCGCTGCGGCGCTGGCCCTGCTCACCGCCATCGGCAGCAGCGGCGGACCGGTCGGCCCCGGCCGCGCTGAGACCGTCGCCACGCCGGACACCCCGCGGCGCCCGACCTCGATCTGAGCTGACAGGAGGCCGCACACGTGGCTGACGAGCAGTGGACAACCGGGGAAGTCGTCCGCCGCCTGGAAGACGTCCGCCAGGACCTGAAGGAGGACATCCACGGAGTCGTCGCACTCGTCAACCAGAAGGTGGACGGCGAGATCCTGCGCATGGGCCAAGAGGCGCAGGACGAGCGACACACCACCCTCGTCGCCCGCGTGGCGAAGTTGGAGGAGCAGGCCGCGGAGAAGGAACGGCAGCGAGTCGCCGACCGGCGCCTGATCTTCTTCTCCCTCGTCGTGCCCGTGCTGCTCCTCGCGATCCAGCTGTACAACGCCAACCGAGGAGGAGGGACATGAGCGGCCACCGGCCCGTCCGGCGCGACCCGGTCGCCCTGTTGCTCGGCGTGCTCCTGGCGCTCCTCGTCGCCTACATCTGGTGGCAGACGTCGCAGGTCTCCCGAGATCTGCACAACGCCAACTCCGCGCGCGACCAGCTGGCGCGTCAGGTTGAGCGGATGGGCGGGACGCCGATCGCCGGGCCGCCCGGCAGCCGCGGCGAGCCCGGCCAGTCCCGGCCCGGCTCACGAGGACCTGCCGGGGACGCCGGAGAGCCGGGCCCCACCGGCGCCTCGGGCAGGCCTGGTGAAGACGGCAAGGACGGTGCGGCGGGCAAGCAGGGGGCCGACGGCGTAGGCGAGGACGGCGCCGACGGTGCGGCGGGCACCCCGGGCGCGGACGGCGCAGCGGGCCCGCCCGGCCCACAAGGCGAGCCCGGCCAGGCCGGACCCGAGGGACCTGCGGGGAAGGACGGCGCTGACGGGGAGCGTGGTCCTGCCGGGCCGTCGTGCCCGGATGGCTACTCGCTGCAGGCGCCGGCGTCCGATCCGGACGCCCTGGTCTGCCGCCGCGATGGGGCACCGCAGCCCGAACCCGGCGACCCGGGACCTGAGACGGCCGCTCTCGATCCCGCCCGCCGCCAGTACCCGTGACACCGGCCCCCTTCCGCCTTCGGGCGGGAGGGGGCCATTTCGTCGTGCCCTGGGCAGGGTTGACAGACGCCTCACATGAAAACGGCCCTGCCCATACCCTGACAGTGTCGAGCTGTTCAGAGAGGGGCAAGGCCGCAATGTCTTCAGATGCTACCCCGGACCCGTACGCCGACCCGTTGCGCTTCGGGCAACGTGTCCAAATTCTTCGCGAGCGTCGAGGAATGACGCAAGCGCAACTCGCGGATCTCGTGGGGATCTCCCCACACACCTTGCGCAAGATCGAAAACGGGCAGCAGAAGGCCCCCGACCTTGATCGAGTAATGAGGATTGCTGAAGCCCTACGGGTCCGCGACCTTGCCGAACTGACAGGCCATCCCGACATGCACGTCGACCTATTCATCGGCCCTGGCCACCCGCGGCTCGCGTCCGTGAAAGCCGCTGTCGACTCCTTCACGTTGGGCTCCGGCATCGAGCCGCCGCCGGTCGCGCACTTGGAGGCACGCCTTCATGCCGCGTGGAAGGCACGCCATGAAGCCCGCAATCACCGCGAGGTCGTCGGCCGCTTGCTACCCGACCTCATCCGCGACGGTCAGGCCTTGGTCCGGCACGCTGATGCCTCGGCGTCCCGTCGGGCCGCTCAAGCCCTGCTCGCCGAGGCATACAGCCTCTGCCAGTTCTTCGCTGCCTACCAGCCGGACAGCTCCTTGCTGTGGCGGGTCGCCGAGCGCGGCATGACTGCCGCGCAGGAGTCTGAGGACCCGCACGCGATCGGTGTGGCCGCGTGGCTCCTCGCGCAGGCCCACCGCGACAGCGGCCCGCGCCACTTCGATGCGGCCGATGCCGTGAACCGCGAAGCCATTGCGTTTCTGGCGCCTCTCCTCCCGGACGCGTCCGACAACGTGCGGGCCATCGCAGGGGCGTTGGAGTTCGAGCTCGGTTATACCGCAGCCCGGCGCCGAGAGACTGGCACTGCGTGGCGGCACTGGGACCAGGCCAGCAGGATGGCCAAGAAGCTGCCACGGGACTACTACCACCCCATCACCAGTTTCTCCCGCGCGATCATGGGTGCGCACGCTGTCACTGTCGCTGTAGAACTGCACCAGGGCGGGGAATCCGTGCGCCAAGCGGCGAAGGCGGACAAGACGGTCATCAAGTCGAAGCCCCGTCGGGCCCGGCACAGGATTGAGGAGGCCCGCGGGTACCAGCTCGACGGGCAGCCGGACGTGGCGATCGCCACGCTGCAGAAAGCGCACGAGGCGGCTCCGGAGACGATCGCGTACAACGGGTACGCCAGGAGGATCATCCTCGAAGAGATCGAGTCGAAGGTGGCCGAGCGTCGACGCCGCGCGAGCGACCTCGCCATGAAGGTCGGCATCCTCGCCGCCTGAGAGACGTAGCGACCGGAATCCGGTCGTCGGTTGCTCACCACCACCCCTACGTTCACACGTGTGAGACACGTCACTGTGACCGTAGGGGTAGGCGGACGATGACCGGACCGGCAAGCGGAGACGCTCTCGGCGCGGGGAGCAGCAACCCTTTGGGCGCCGCGTTCGACTGGCTGGCGCACGCTCAGGACCAAGCCAGCCAGGCGCACCTGGAGTGGGTGAGCGGGGTCGCTCTGCTGCCCCTCGGCCGACGGTTCAGCGCGGTGTGCCTGTCCGCCCGGCTCGTGCACGCAGGGGTCGGGGCCACCGACCGCGACACCGTCAACGCGACGCTGGCCGAACTGCTCCACGGCCCCGTGATCCACAACAGCCTCCTGCACACGTACCACGCACTCATCACCCCGTACCCGCCCGCCCGGTGGGCCTACGGCGAGATCGCGCCCATGCTCAGCAGTGGCCAGTTCCTCAGCGTGCCCGCCGCCGACCTCACCGGACCGACCGGCCTGCGCTGGGCAGTGCGACCACACAGTGCCGGCGTCCTGTGCTCCGTACCGGCCGTGGCCGCGCTCGTGGCCCTCAGCCTGCGGCCAGGGGGCTCCCGATGAAGCTCACCGACCGCCTCGCGGCGCCTCTGCTGCCCTCACCAGGGCTCCTGTCCGACGGGCAAGTCCGCGGACAAGACTGCGTGTTCTGCGTAATCACCTTGACCGACGACGCCGTCGAACTCGGCCGCCAGGACGCAAAGTGCCTCGGCGCGGTCGTGAGCTGGTACCCCCGCGCCTGCCGCGACTGTGCAGCTGGCGGATACGTCGACCACCTCCTCAGCGCGGCGTTCTCCGCCTGCCGGGACCTGCCGCCCCCGGAGCAGTTGCTCGACCTGTACCTCCGCCTGCGGCACGAGGTACGCCGACGCCTCCCGACCGTCGAGCAGGCTGCCGCCACCGCCGGTCAGGGCACGATGAGCCACCACGCACACCAGCGGATCGTGGATGCCGCCACCGACGCGCTACTCGACACGGTGGGTGACGACAATCCCAGCCCCCTCGTGCTGGCCATGCGCTGCTCGGAGCTCGGCCGCCGCCTGCGCGACCTCATTCCCTACCAGCCATGTGCGCAGTGAGCGCGCGCGTTCGCGTCCCGTGCCCGCCCTGCTTGCGGGCGATGCTGCGGAAGGCGCCCGCCGAGCCGCACGACTGCCAGCTGACGACGGCAGTGGCCATTGAGGGGGCCCACCTTGTCGTCGGGCCCATCACGGACTGCCCGTGCCGGTGCCCGGTCATGCAGGAGAGCGAGGCGCTGCAAACGGCGCGCGCTCAGGCCCGGCTCGCGTCAGGCCCGCAGGGCTGACCACCCCAGAACCTCCTGCCGCGCACGCGGCAGGTGACCCAGCCCTGGCCCGGCCAGGACCTACCCCAAGGAGACGCCCCATGGGCACGCTCACCAACGGCAGGACCACGATCCCCTTCGACAACTGGTCTGCGCCCCACCTCGACTGGCGTAAGGCGGGCCGGACCGACCTCGACCCGATCCTGAAGGACTGCGTGATCCTCGCCGCGGCCCCGGACGCCAAGGGCCATCCGCACCACAGCATCCCGGACGGGACGCGCATGGTCGCGATCAGCGACGACAAGGACCAGGAGTCGCCAGTGCTGTACATGAGCCGACTCGAGATCAGTAAGTTCTTCGACGGGGTGATCGCGGGTGAGTTCGACGAGTTCCGGGCGAGCGAGGGCGAGCTCGCAGCAGCAGCTGCCGCCACAACCTGACCCGGGCAGCGAGACGCCGCGCGACAACGGGCGCTCGCTGGCGAGCGGTCCTATCTGCGCTGAGCACGACGGGCCGCCGATGCGTACGATCCGCAGCTCGGCGGGGTCCAGCATCTGCCCTGTCTGTACACCCCTCGGTGCGACGCCGGCGCAGACAGCCTTGATCGTGCATAGGCAGAACGCGATTCTCGACGGCCCGTACTGGCGTGAGGGCGGACGGGCCACCTGACCCGCCAGCCCTACCTGACCGCGGCCTCGGCCGGCTCCCCCGATCCGACCGAGGCCGCCCACCGCTAGCGGACCAGGTCGGACAGCGGGGTATTGAGAGCATCCGCGACGAGCAGGAGATCAATCAAGTTGGGTGGCGTGGCAGCCGACTCCCACCGATGGATCGTCTTGTGGTCACGGCCAACACGTTCGCCCAGTTGGACTTGCGAAAGGTGGGCACCTTTGCGTGCCTGTCGGATGCGCTCGCCGATGACCCGGAGGTGGGCGTGTACCCATACGGGCATCGGGTCGAGGGGCACTCGTACACGCTGGAACGATCTTGTTCGGAAGTCTTTACCAGCGATGGTAAATCTTGAGATCTTGGGATTCCGCAGATAAATGCGTGATCTCTAGCCAACGCCCGTACGGAGCGTTACAACTTCGCACCCCGCGTGCGCTGCACACATAGGAGCGCGCAGTACGCACGGTTGCGTTAACAGTGGCTCTCACCTGGACTGGGATGTCACTACCGCCAGACGGTCGCCCGCCCGCCGTGAGTACCCCCTCGTCGGCGAGCGGGCGACCCCCCTCACATTCGGTACTCGTTCACCAAATCCGACCATCAGCTAGGCGACATGTCCGTGACACGTGCCAGGTCGGCGCGTTACACAGAATGGCCAGGGCGGGAGCATGTCCGCCTCCCCGGGTGGAGTTCCCGTCCTGGTTCACACAGAGCAGCCCCCGCGGTTCGTCCGCCGGGGGCTGCTGCTGTTCCCCATGGGGAACGGATGGGGAATCGATCTTGAGAGCTGAGGCTAACTAGAGCTAATCCGAGCTAAGTACGGCCATCAGCCTCAGTCGCCAACCTGCAGGAACGCCCTGACCTGCACCTCAACCGAAGGAACCATTGATCCAGACGATCACGGTTCCCCCTCTTCTGTTGGCCCCCTGTGGCTTGCCCGCAACACCCTGCCATGGAAACCCGGCCCTGATGGGAGCGGAACCGCCCACGGCTCTCCGATGTCGCGGCACACCTCGTCAAGTGGATCGGCGCAACTTCACCCCAAGGTGTGGCGCTGCCCTTCCGTGAATCGTTCCCGCAGTGCAGGGCGCATCTACCCCCGCTAGCGTTTTCCCGGCAGGCCCCCCAGTCCCCGGGTGTCTCTCACTAACTGGCACTCCCGTTGCGCCACACCCCCGTCGGGGGCATTCGGCGCCGGCGCTGGGGGGATGGATGCGGCAGCACGAACTGAAGACATTCACGCGCGAGGACTCCGATCAGCCTCCGCGGGTGTACGGACTCGACCACGCCATAGTGATCGAACTCTACGGAGAGATCGACCTGGTGGCCTACCAGCGCGCCGTCGCGCTGATGGACGCCGTGACCGCGGGCCCGGAGGCCGTCGTGGTCATCGACCTGAGCCGGATCACGTTCATCGACTGTTCCGGACTCTCCCTCCTCATGCGGGCCCACCGGAGGGTGACGGCGCGCGGCGGGCGGCTGTGCATCGTCTGTTCGCACCGGCTGACGCTGCGCATGCTGCGCGTCACGAAGCTCACCGCGGCCCTGTCACCGGCGCCGACGCTCAGCGCGGCACTCCTCGATCCGCCCAACCACGAGGCGTCCTGACGTTCTGCGCCGTCTCGTGGTGCAACTGGTAGTGCTCGCGCCAACTCGGGGTCGCCGCGCCGCCCATGACGGTCATCACCACGTCGTGGGCGAGGGTGTCCGTCACGGGCAGGTGACCGAAGAGGACCCGGTGGTACGTGGGGGCGCCGAGCATGTCCAGGAGCAGGTCGATGTCGGCGTCGGGGCGGATGTCGCCGCGCTCGACTCCACGCCGTAGGGCCGCCTCCGTGGTGGCCCTTCTGGGGTGGAAGATCGTCTCGGTGAAGACGCGGTCCAGGGCGGGGTCGTCGGCGAGCTCGGCCATGAGCGCGGGCAGCGTACGTCGGCCGAGGCTCCCCCCGAAGGCACGGCTGAGGGTGTCGATGCCCGCGATCAGGTCGCAGTGCGTGCATCCCGTGTCCGGCGTGGGCGCCGTCCCCATCGTGTCGGCCAGAGCCGCGATGACGAGGTGCTGCCTGGACGGCCAGCGACGCCTGATGGCCGGTTTGGTCGTACCGGCGCGCCGCGCCACCGCCTCCATCGTCAGGGCGGGGTAACCCGCCTCCTCCAGCAGCTCCTGAGTCGCCGTCAGGATCGCCTCGTCGAGCCGCGTGTCGCGGGGGCGTCCTGCGGGGCGGGCCTGCGCGGGGTCGGGGGTTGCCATGGGGGCGAGTATAGGTAGCATGACGTTTCGTTCCGGACCGGATCGAAACGTAAAGGAGGAGCTACCTTGCCTGAGCAGGAGCCGAAGGCGGCGGAGGACGCGGGTGGCTGTGGGGATGCGGGCGCGGGGACGGGGAAGGGGGCAGGGGCACGTGCGGGGAATGGCGTACGTGAGGACTTACGCGACTCCGTTGCCGGAATCCGCGGAATACGTGCCGACGCCGCTACTGCCGCTGCCGACCACCGTGAAAGCGTCTTCCGTGCCCCCTACGCCGCCCTGACGTGGGGCATCGTGCTCTCGGTCGGACTGGTCGCCTTCGAGTCGATGGGCGTGGCCACCGTCCTGCCCGAGATCGCGGGGAGACTCGGCGGCCTCGGCGCGTACGGCTGGGGCCTGTCCGCGCTGATGCTCGCCAACCTCATCGGAACCGTCGCCGCGAGCCGCACCGCCGACCGGCGCGGCCCCGCCCGGCCGTTGGCGCTCGGCCTCGCCGTCTTCGCCGTCGGCTGCGCGCTGGCCGGATCGGCGCCCGACTGGCCGCTGTTCCTCACCGGGCGCTTCCTGCAAGGGCTGGGCGTCGGCGCCGTCATGGCACTCGCGTACACCGCGATCGCGCTGGCCTATCCGCAGCGGCTGCGCGCCCGGATGTTCGCGCTCGTGTCGGGCGGCTGGACCGTCCCCTCACTGATCGGCCCGACGATCGCCGCACTCATCTCCGACCATGTGTCGTGGCGGGGCGTGTTCGTGCTCCTCCTTCCGCTGGTGGCGCTGGCGGCGGGCTCGCGCTGCCACCGCTGCGCCGCCTGGGCGGACCGGAACGGGTACCGGCGCCGGAATGCGGACCGTGGTGGTCCACGCCGGTGGCGCACAGCGTGCTGCTCGCCGCGGGCACGGGCGTTCTCCTGGCCGGCCTCGAACTGCGTCAACCGGTCCTGCTGGCAGTGCTGGTACTGGCCGGTGGCGCCGCGGCCGTCGGGGCGCTGCGCTCGGTGACCCCGGCCGGCACGCTCAGCGCGCGACGGGGTGTGCCGACGGGTGTCGTCCTGCGCTTCCTGCTCTGCGGCGCGTACTTCGGGAGCGAGGCGTTCCTGCCGCTCGGCCTGGTCGAGCTGCGGGGACTGAGCGCGACGGAGGCGGGGCTCGGTCTTTCGGCGGGCGCGATCACGTGGGTGCTGGGTGCGGCCTGGCAGGGCAGGGCCGACAGCCGTTGGAGCGGCCGGTCGCGGGCTGTGCCGATCGGGGTGGGGTTCGTGGTGCTGCTGGTCGGCATCGTGGTGATGGCCCTGGGCGTCCTGGTCGACGCGACACCTTCGTTGACGGCCGTGGCGGGGTGGGCGATCGGCGGTGCCGGCATGGGCGTCGCCTTCAACGCGGCGACCACGGACACCATGGAGCAGGCCCCCGCCGACCGGCAGGGCGAGGCGAGCGGCTCGATGCAGCTCGCACAGACGCTGGCGGTCGCGGTCCTCAGCGGTCTCGGGGGCGCGGCGGTGGCCTTGTCCGACGCACACGGGTCGCCGCACGGGTCGTCACACGGGTCGTCGGTGTCGGCCGCGCTGACGGCGACGTTCACGCTGACGGCGGTGCTGGCGGCGGCGGGGAGCCTGCTGGCACGGCGGATCAGGGTGGGGGCGGGGTGAGACGTGGGGCTCGAGCGGCTAAGTCCTACGGCCCGCCCTGCCGTTCATCTCCGTTCAGCGGCCCCGTTCATCGGCTCCGTTCATCGGCTCCGTTCATCGGCTCCGTTCATCGGCCGTGAGACCACGAAGTGACCACAACCCGTACAGGGCCAGCAGCGGCTTGCCGAGCACCCACTCACCGAGGCGGTAGTCCTCTGCGCGCACCAGCTTCTCCGCGAGGTCGGGGCGCTGCCGCCGCAAGTACGCAGTGGGATGAGAGCGCAGTTCAGCCATTCACCCCAGACCAGGGCCGCGACCCCGGCCGTCGCCAGTACTGACCTACGTCGCATGCGGCGGCTCCAGGCACCAGAGGGCCGCCGTACCCACGGCACTACTGTGGCCCGATGGTTCACGTGCGGGCAATGGATGAGGCCGACATCGCGGCCGTCTCGGCGGTGCGAGTCCGGGGGTGGCAGGCGGCGTACGCGGGCATCGTCCCCCAGACGTACCTGTCGGCGATGACGGTCGAGGGCGACACGGTCCTGCGGCGGCGGATGCTCTCCCAACCCCACCGTACCTCCCGGGACTTGGTTGCGGTCGACGACAGCGGCGACACGGTGGGCTGGGTCTGCTTCGGGCCGTGTCGGAGTGAGGTGTCCGTCGCGGGGCGGATGCAGACGCAGATGCAGATGGAGGTGGGGGTGGAGGTGGAGGTACGGATCGGTGAGGTGTATGCCCTGTACGTCTCCCCCGAACTGACCGGCCAGGGCATCGGTGGCGAGCTCCTTGAGGAGGCGCACAGGCAGATGAAGGACCAGGGCTTCGGAACGTCGGTGTTGTGGGTGCTCGCCGACAACCGACGCGCTCGGCGTTTCTACGAGCGGGCGGGCTACGAAGCGGACGGCGCCACGCAGGACGACGCCTACGACGAGGTCACGCTCACGGAACTCCGCTTCCGGCGCGTGTTGTGAGCCCGGCAGCGAGCACGGCGGCAGAGAAACGCCCCCCTCTCGCTACCGGACGTGCACGGATTGGCTCACCGGGGGGTGACCGTGACCGTCACCTGGCCCTCCCCCGGCCCCGCCGGTCCCGTCCACGGTCGGGTCGACAGCGTCGGCAATCTGCCCTGTGTCAGGGCGAATCGCGGCAGCGACACTTCGTACAGGTCCGCTATCGCATGCAACGCACGGTCCTCGTCCGAACGGTCGGCGGCCGGGCCCGTGGGGTTCGGGAACAGGTGGTCGGGGGTCAGCTCTGCGGGGAGGTCGCCCCATTGGGCGCGGTTGGCCTGGTGGACCATGAAGCCGTAGCACTCCTCGCCGTCTTCCGCGTAGGCGAAGTGGAACAGGTCGTCCCGGCGCCAGACCGTGAGGGCGCGGGTGCCGTGCGACAGTCCGGTGGCCGGGTGAGTCAGGCGGTCGGGGTTGAAGCTGAGCAGGCGGTGCGACTCGAAGGTGAAACTCCAGTTGTCCGCGGCGTCTGTCCGTCCCACGGCACCTATGCGGGCCAGGGGACCACGACGCTCCCGCTGCCACCCGTACTGGAAGCCCATGAGCTCCATCTCGCTCGCCACCGGCCCAAGCGGCCCCGTCCCGAACCGCTCCGCCAGCTCTTCGGGGCGTATCCCCGCGACGAGGACGAACCGGTACGCGTCGCGGCGGGCTCCTCCCGCGGCGTCCCCGCGCGCCAGCCACGCGAGCCCGTCGCGCGTGCTCCCGACCGTGGCGGCGGGCACGGGCGCCGCCTCCCCCTGCCCGGCCCGGGGCGTGAGCAGCAGTTCCCTGCCCCGCTCCGGGGTGATCACCGGACCGAGCAGCGGGTCGCCGAGCAGGCCGATCGGCGCCACGTGATCCTCCCCGTACGGCTCCCACCGCGGGACCGCCGCCGCCAGCACCCGCCAGGCGCCGTCCGTGTCGCCCCAGCGCGCCAGTTCCCTGGCCTCCTCGACGGCACGCCCGAAGACGCCCGGCGACACGTACTCGTACGTACGCCCCTTGATCTGCTCCAGGACGACCGCGGCCCGGTCCCTGTCCGACGCGTAGTCATCGGTCACGGGGCCCAGCACGAAGCGGTCGTCACTCCGGCCCTCGCGCAGGTGGTTCCGGACCTTCAGGGGCAGCACCTCGCCCGCGTACAACGGATCGTCCATGCGCGGGTCGAGCGGCACCGCGCCGCTCCGTTCGAGCAGTGCCCGGAGCTGGGAGGCCATGACCCGCGCCCGCGGTCTGCCGAGGTCCGCCGCCTCGTCGAAGGCGGCTAGCGCCTCGTCCAACTCGCCTCTCAGGCAAGCGAGTCTGGCCTCCTCCACCCTGTCGTCGAGCTCGTGCGTCACGGCGTTCTCGAAACCGGAGTCGTTGCCGCCCGAGCGGTAGAAGTCCTTGTACATCCCCTCCATGTACGCACGGAACGACGCGTACCGTTCGGGCTCGTCGCCGCTCCACCCACGGTGTACGTAGACAGCCCACTCCCCGTCCGCGCCCACGTCTCCGGGGTCGAGCAGCACGTCGGTCATGTCCGAGTCGAGCGACATCTGCAACGCCCGTCCCCACATACCGGCTTGCCGCACATCCTGCTCGGCGGGGTTCTCGCCCAGGTTGTCCTCGTACAGCTTCCGCAGGGCGGACGGGTCCCCGTACGGCACGATGTCTTCCGCTCCCGCCAGCAGGTAGACCGAGCCCCCCGCGTACCGCCAGCCGTCCGTCGTCTCGAGGAAGGCGCGGAGGGAGGGAGGCAGCGGCGACGCGATCCCCAGCGCGCGCACGCGCTCCTCCAACGCGGCCAGCCGCGCGGGACCGGCAGGCCCGAACCCCAGCCAGCGGCTCCGCACGATGTCCTCGTCCAGCTCCTCGAACTCCTCAGGCTCGCTCGCGGCCAGCGCGTCGAGCCACTCCCCGCTCCACCGCTCGAGCCACGGCCCCCACTCGAAGATCTCCATGCGTGCCATCGTGGCAGCCCCCACTGACAATTGCCGCTGGCGTCGGGGTCGGTGGGCGCCCGACGCCAGCGGCTGCACCGCGGTGCAGGGGCGTGCCCGGTCGAGGGGGTGCCGGATACGTCCCTGCGTCAGGTACTTCGTGGGCGGGCACGCTTTTGGATGCGGCGTCGGCGGGCCGGATTTTCCGCCACCGATCGCTCACCCCTTCCCCGCCCCCAGCGTCAGCCCCGCGATGAAGTGCCGTTGCAGGATGAGGAACACCAGGACCGTCGGGAGCGCCACCAGGACTGAGCCCGCCGCCAACAAGTTGTAGTCCGTGAAGAATTGGCCGCGCAGGTTGTTCAGGGACGACGTGATCGGGAGTTTGTCCGGGTTGGAGATGAAGATCAGGGCCCAGAGGAAGTCGTTGTAGATCCAGGTGAATTCGAGGGTGGCGAGGGCCGCGAGGGCGGGACGGCACAGGGGGAGGGTGATGCGCCAGAACTGGGTCCAGACTCCGGCGCCGTCGACGATCGCTGCTTCCAGGATCTCTTTCGGCAGCGTCCGCATGTAATTGGACAGGACGAACACGCAGAAGCCGATCTGGAAGCCGATGTTGACGAGGATGAGGGCCCAGAAGGAGTCGTAGAGGGTGAGTGAGTCGGACATCCACCATGGGAGCGGGATCTTGAGGAAGAGGGCGTAGAGGGGGGTGACGATGACCTGTGGGGGCAGCAGGTTGCCTGCCGTGAACAGCATCAGGAGGAGCATGCCTCCGCGTATCCGC
The sequence above is a segment of the Streptomyces sp. Je 1-369 genome. Coding sequences within it:
- a CDS encoding helix-turn-helix domain-containing protein translates to MPVWVHAHLRVIGERIRQARKGAHLSQVQLGERVGRDHKTIHRWESAATPPNLIDLLLVADALNTPLSDLVR
- a CDS encoding SMI1/KNR4 family protein — translated: MEIFEWGPWLERWSGEWLDALAASEPEEFEELDEDIVRSRWLGFGPAGPARLAALEERVRALGIASPLPPSLRAFLETTDGWRYAGGSVYLLAGAEDIVPYGDPSALRKLYEDNLGENPAEQDVRQAGMWGRALQMSLDSDMTDVLLDPGDVGADGEWAVYVHRGWSGDEPERYASFRAYMEGMYKDFYRSGGNDSGFENAVTHELDDRVEEARLACLRGELDEALAAFDEAADLGRPRARVMASQLRALLERSGAVPLDPRMDDPLYAGEVLPLKVRNHLREGRSDDRFVLGPVTDDYASDRDRAAVVLEQIKGRTYEYVSPGVFGRAVEEARELARWGDTDGAWRVLAAAVPRWEPYGEDHVAPIGLLGDPLLGPVITPERGRELLLTPRAGQGEAAPVPAATVGSTRDGLAWLARGDAAGGARRDAYRFVLVAGIRPEELAERFGTGPLGPVASEMELMGFQYGWQRERRGPLARIGAVGRTDAADNWSFTFESHRLLSFNPDRLTHPATGLSHGTRALTVWRRDDLFHFAYAEDGEECYGFMVHQANRAQWGDLPAELTPDHLFPNPTGPAADRSDEDRALHAIADLYEVSLPRFALTQGRLPTLSTRPWTGPAGPGEGQVTVTVTPR
- a CDS encoding DUF397 domain-containing protein, whose amino-acid sequence is MGTLTNGRTTIPFDNWSAPHLDWRKAGRTDLDPILKDCVILAAAPDAKGHPHHSIPDGTRMVAISDDKDQESPVLYMSRLEISKFFDGVIAGEFDEFRASEGELAAAAAATT
- a CDS encoding DUF6415 family natural product biosynthesis protein, whose translation is MTDDAVELGRQDAKCLGAVVSWYPRACRDCAAGGYVDHLLSAAFSACRDLPPPEQLLDLYLRLRHEVRRRLPTVEQAAATAGQGTMSHHAHQRIVDAATDALLDTVGDDNPSPLVLAMRCSELGRRLRDLIPYQPCAQ
- a CDS encoding MFS transporter, which encodes MPTGVVLRFLLCGAYFGSEAFLPLGLVELRGLSATEAGLGLSAGAITWVLGAAWQGRADSRWSGRSRAVPIGVGFVVLLVGIVVMALGVLVDATPSLTAVAGWAIGGAGMGVAFNAATTDTMEQAPADRQGEASGSMQLAQTLAVAVLSGLGGAAVALSDAHGSPHGSSHGSSVSAALTATFTLTAVLAAAGSLLARRIRVGAG
- a CDS encoding collagen-like protein; this translates as MSGHRPVRRDPVALLLGVLLALLVAYIWWQTSQVSRDLHNANSARDQLARQVERMGGTPIAGPPGSRGEPGQSRPGSRGPAGDAGEPGPTGASGRPGEDGKDGAAGKQGADGVGEDGADGAAGTPGADGAAGPPGPQGEPGQAGPEGPAGKDGADGERGPAGPSCPDGYSLQAPASDPDALVCRRDGAPQPEPGDPGPETAALDPARRQYP
- a CDS encoding GNAT family N-acetyltransferase, with protein sequence MDEADIAAVSAVRVRGWQAAYAGIVPQTYLSAMTVEGDTVLRRRMLSQPHRTSRDLVAVDDSGDTVGWVCFGPCRSEVSVAGRMQTQMQMEVGVEVEVRIGEVYALYVSPELTGQGIGGELLEEAHRQMKDQGFGTSVLWVLADNRRARRFYERAGYEADGATQDDAYDEVTLTELRFRRVL
- a CDS encoding helix-turn-helix domain-containing protein, whose amino-acid sequence is MSSDATPDPYADPLRFGQRVQILRERRGMTQAQLADLVGISPHTLRKIENGQQKAPDLDRVMRIAEALRVRDLAELTGHPDMHVDLFIGPGHPRLASVKAAVDSFTLGSGIEPPPVAHLEARLHAAWKARHEARNHREVVGRLLPDLIRDGQALVRHADASASRRAAQALLAEAYSLCQFFAAYQPDSSLLWRVAERGMTAAQESEDPHAIGVAAWLLAQAHRDSGPRHFDAADAVNREAIAFLAPLLPDASDNVRAIAGALEFELGYTAARRRETGTAWRHWDQASRMAKKLPRDYYHPITSFSRAIMGAHAVTVAVELHQGGESVRQAAKADKTVIKSKPRRARHRIEEARGYQLDGQPDVAIATLQKAHEAAPETIAYNGYARRIILEEIESKVAERRRRASDLAMKVGILAA
- a CDS encoding TetR/AcrR family transcriptional regulator, encoding MATPDPAQARPAGRPRDTRLDEAILTATQELLEEAGYPALTMEAVARRAGTTKPAIRRRWPSRQHLVIAALADTMGTAPTPDTGCTHCDLIAGIDTLSRAFGGSLGRRTLPALMAELADDPALDRVFTETIFHPRRATTEAALRRGVERGDIRPDADIDLLLDMLGAPTYHRVLFGHLPVTDTLAHDVVMTVMGGAATPSWREHYQLHHETAQNVRTPRGWADRGVPR
- a CDS encoding STAS domain-containing protein, translating into MRQHELKTFTREDSDQPPRVYGLDHAIVIELYGEIDLVAYQRAVALMDAVTAGPEAVVVIDLSRITFIDCSGLSLLMRAHRRVTARGGRLCIVCSHRLTLRMLRVTKLTAALSPAPTLSAALLDPPNHEAS
- a CDS encoding holin, whose translation is MNTLAFWKATAERMIRTMAQGTLGAVSADALGILDVDWGEAFSVGGLAAALALLTAIGSSGGPVGPGRAETVATPDTPRRPTSI
- a CDS encoding MFS transporter, with product MLSVGLVAFESMGVATVLPEIAGRLGGLGAYGWGLSALMLANLIGTVAASRTADRRGPARPLALGLAVFAVGCALAGSAPDWPLFLTGRFLQGLGVGAVMALAYTAIALAYPQRLRARMFALVSGGWTVPSLIGPTIAALISDHVSWRGVFVLLLPLVALAAGSRCHRCAAWADRNGYRRRNADRGGPRRWRTACCSPRARAFSWPASNCVNRSCWQCWYWPVAPRPSGRCAR